The sequence tgactggggctgatgggaattgttgtccaaaacaCCTGAAAGGCAGCAGGTTGGGGTAAGGCTGTCCTGCAGTAATGCTCTCCCCACTTCAGGCAACATAGGCACTTTTTAAACATTGCACAGTGTTTCATTCTCACCCTGATTTCACAGAGCTTGTATCCCAAAGGtggtttaaaacaattttttatgaGCATAGTGGTGCGCTTGCATCTGTCTCCCTAATACAGGGTGAACAGTGGCATGCATAGTTCCAATATGTACTCATGGCAGGATGCAGTGTCTAGGTCAGGGGGAAAGTGACTGGGCACATGCAGAGTGGCTATGAAAACTGGCCCTTTTACTGATGGCTTTCCCCTTCCCAGCACATGAGCGTAATCTAAAATGCTGCCCAGATGCAGTAAGCCTTGGTGCCTTCTAAACCCAGATTAGATTACAAATCTTTTGAACCTAGTTTTTCAATTTTTTTGATCCACACAGTTCTAATATTAGAATTAATTTGCATCATTGCTGTCATCAACAGGGGACAAGAGCTAATCAAGCGATATCCTAACACCAATCCTTTCATCTAGCTGGTATTACAACTCTGCTAAAACATGTAACATCATCCCATTTCTCCCCTTTTCTTTTAGCTGCTCCTCTGCTGACCCTCATGCATACTAAAAACTATGTTAGACTCTTTATTTGAAAGAGTTCACATCTCAAACCTCCTCCATTTGAGCCTGAGCTTACTATGCCTCAGCCCCCAAACctgatttctttattttatttttatgtcacCTTTCTCTAAGTAGCTCAGGGCGGCATATATGATCCTTCCTCtcccctgttttatcctcacaacaatcctgtaaggttgGTGAAgctcagagaaagagagagagaagggcccagggtcacacagtgagctgtgtggctgagtggggatttgaaccttggtcttcctggttctagttctacactctaaccactacactgtgcTGGTTGCCAGGGCACAATCCCAGAAGATACATACTAATGAATGGTGTAAATGAGTTGTCCTGAGGCATATATTCCCATGGTTTCCAGCTTTGATCATCTTCTTACTGCTGTGTCTACCCATATTGGGCAACAATTTTGCCAGCTTCTTTTgcattacattttatttcttattgtgaaggTTATTGGAGGTGCATATGCTTAAATAGTGGAATCTTAGGAAATACGGCAGTCTCAGGAAACAAGCACTTTGGAAATTTGTACTTGgatctttttaaattttattttatttacccgTAGCCTGAGGATTACATGTACACAATTGTGGGAAAATAATCAAGAGATACAGGGGAAACTTTTGAACTGGGGAAACACATGGATGCAGAAGTGGCATGTGGGGAGGGGTGGAGTTGTCTTCCTGACATCGACATCACTATTGCTTACCAGGATGGGGTGGGCAGCAGCAAGATCAGGGCCACCCAGTTGCTGGATTGGCAGCAGTCCTGCTTGTGCACCTGCATGGTTCTGGCCTCGCTGCTGCTCTACCCCATCCCCATCCAAGCCGTATCCAGGTAAAAAGCAGCAACAGCTATGTTGAGAGGTTGGTTTcacccagggccggccccaggtatgccggggcccttgggcaccagcctgacctgggccctggcacccacttgcatgcatgccccacctacctaccagatGGGTGGAGAAGCGGGAGGTCAGGCGGCGAGGGGGCGGACAAGTGAGTGAATGGAGGGGTGAACGAGCAGGGGAGAGGGCGAGCAGGTGGGGAGAGGGCGAGCGGGCAGGGAGAGTGGGACGGCGGGTGAGCGagtgagcaggggtggggggagggtgagcaagcgggggagagggtgagcgagtgagcaggtgggggcagggcaagtgagggagggggcaggggtgGACGGCGAGCAGCCGGGCTCTGGGGAGAGCGAGCAGGCGGGGACTGGCTGGCAAgcgggcgggcagctccctccctgtgatcttcagtggaaggggagtgctactcccccaccataacgaggggcccttggactggtgagtgagcgagtgagtgagcaagcgggCGTGTGGGCGTGCGTGCAGGTGAGCGGGCGGGCAGTTTCctctctgcgatccgcagcagggagcctgccacggaAGGGGAGCTCTACCCcaccaccataacgaggggcctTCAGGGGCACCTGTGGGCCAcggggccctcagtcagggccccacctggctgtcctttggagctggccctggttttGCCCCATCACTTGCACTACGTGTTACATTTTTTCCTGTACGAAGCTGAGAATTACAGATTCCTTCCATGTGCTTATTGCAAACTATACATGTGCTGACCTGCACAAATCATGGGGCATATGCTGTTTTCCTACACCTAGAAGAAaacaatgatgataatgatgataaatgGTAATAATACTTGGCATTTATATAGCACAGCAGAGTAATAAAGGAGTTTTATATTCATGATCTTTGTAATCAttacaaccctgtaagataggcctgtattattcccatattgcagatgatAGACTGAGGCTGCAAGATCATGGCTTGCCTAAGGTCACGAACTGGAATACTAGATACAGTACTCTACTAGGTAGCAAAAGCATTGTGTCTGAAGCAGTCTTGAACTGCAGCCACTCCACCACCGAGTCTGCAGCCAAGGAATGCCCTGTTGAATATTGATTACTAAGTGCTGCAATCTGATCCTTgtatggcagggatggagaatctgtggttcCACAGTCGCTGttggactcccagttcccatcagtctcaggcagcaaggcaacatctggaggaccacaggtttctcatgcttgcttttttctttataaaagtatttatataccatccgctcataaaatatcagggtggtgtacaacgtgtatacaataaaatagaaaaaccattaaaaacagaaCGAAGtaatcattaaaatgattggctaatcaaaacattttaaacagctgcacagGTCTGTTTATAAAACTTTATGCTTTACGGCTCTAGCAGTGGCCCTGGCAATGAAGGTGAAGGAGGTAataggaacatgagaagagccctgctggatcaggccaaagacccatgtagtccagcgtcctactctcacaatagccaaccagatgcctatgggaaggccgCAAGCAGGATGTGAGTACAACAGTGATGGCACTCATGCACCGTGGCACACAGACACAGATAACTTTGTCCAGCAGCAATTCTGCCCTGTTCTCTTGTGGAAACTTCTTAGTTATATGAAACGCAGTTACATTCTCCCTTGCCATTGCAACTTCCAGAGAGCCACAGAAGGTGCTGTGTGCATCCTATTGCCTATGCAGGTTGAAAGGGCTGTACACCTGCTTTTCTATAGGTCTTGACTTTGTCATGCTAAAGGAGAATGAGATGGTGGTAACTTTCATGGATGCAGCCCAGCTGAACCTTGGAGGGAGAACCTGTTTTCAAAGATGGAAGGTCAACATGTTCAGCCCCCTAACAACACATTGTTAATTGGTACAGCAACTTACTGGCCAGTGTTTTTCTAGGCCTAGGGACAGCGAtcacaattttatttatgtaatttatacATAAGATTTCCTCTGAGCATCTTCTTAAAGCATGGTGAGTTGAAGTGGGgacatttcttctttaaaaatcttctttaaaaaaaaacatgtataGTTTGCAATAAAATCCCTTCTCCTGTTTGTTAAATAAATGGTGCCTCCCTCATCCCCACCCCAGCTCTTGAACAACTATGGTTGTGTACCAACAAAGAgacttatggcaccttaaagattaacacatttattatgacatGAGCTTTTGTGGACTATGTCATATGTTTTATGTGTGAATTGGCAGGCACATATACTCTCATCggagggtggggtggaggaggggggtggagtcagaggaaaatgaaatgcaaaaagagcaGACAGAGGTAATTGTGTAAAAGCAAAGTGGTTGCACAGACAATTGGCAAGGCATGTGACAATGACATACAAGCATTGGTAAGCTAATGAACACATGCAGTGTGATAAAACCCTGTAATCTTTATTCAAGCCACAGGTGATAGAATTGAATTTCCTGATGAACTGTAATTCAGCAGTTGCACGCTGGCGTCACCCTTTGAAGTTTCTGTATGCAAGAATGGACATTTTAAGATTAGTTACAGAATATTCTAGTACTCTGAAATGTTCTGCTACTTGTTTCTGGATGTTGCCATTTTTGACATCAGGATTGTGAAGGATTACACTTGGTGCTGTAATAAAATGGAACCTCGTCCACAAAAAATCATGCCAGAATAAATTTCTTAGCCTTTACGGTGCCACACCTTTGTTGTCTTTTGCTGCCACAGACCGACAAGGCTGCACCAGCACTCCTTGAGCTAACCATTCCCTGTCTATTCATTCCCCACCAAGCTCTTCACTGAAGGCATCACCAACAAGCTCATGGCTTGCTTCACAGATGAGAACATGAAGGATGCAGTCCTGGTGCGGGTCTATGGGAGGAAGACAGAGCTGATTGTGGACCGTGCTAATGAGCTGCGGAATTTCCAAGTGCTTCAAGCCCACTGCTGTGCCCCCAGTCTCTACTGCACCTTCGAAAATGGGTATTGCTATGAGTTCATGCCAGGGAAGGCGCTGGGACCAGAACATATACGGCAGCCAAATATATTCAGGTGTGTGTGGAATGTGGGTGGGTTTGTGTATTTCCAACTCCAAACACATGAATAATTTTGACAGCTGTCAACAAGGGTCTGCACAGGAATTTCTCCTGCATTCACTTTGGCTCTGTAATGCTAATGTGAAAGCATGATCAGAGCACTACCTCCCACCTACCTCCAACTAAAAATAGCCTGGGAATTATACAGAATCAAAGAACTGCTCAGTAACATCACTGTGTGATTGTTACAAATAATGCTGACCTCCTCCTTTGCCTCCATGTCATGAGCCCATGTCACACATTGCTCTTAGGGACTAGATGTCCTCACTTGAGTGCATCCAATCTTAGATAAGTAGCCCTGTGCACATGTGCCCTTATGGGAATTAAATTTTAACTGATAAAAAAAAGAGTGTGGCACTAGCAGGATAAGGTATGTTAAGTTAGGATGGGCACTTAACTGGCCAGAGAGGCTAATGTTAGGGAAATGGTGAGCCCACATGGTCCTGCTCTGTCCTCACTCATTCAGTGTACATGTGAGGAAGCTTTATGACCAGGTCTATTTCTTCCTCTATTTGATGTATACATTTCTCCATCACAAGTAGTTCCTACACTTTGTGAACAAAAGAAGAGTTTTACCTAATCAGACCAAAGGGTCATCTAGTTgttcccacagtagcctctaagAAGCTCACACAGATTTCACATACTTGCTACCAAAAGGGTTTAAATCTCTGAACAGGCATGTACAAAACCCCAAACTCCTCCTTTGGCCCAGCCTTTCTAGTGTAGGCAAGCTCCTAAATTATACCTTGCAGAAGTTAAGTACCATCAGCTCACCACCATTAATGCACCAACAAAGGGAAGCCTCTTGTTCTCAATTGCTCCCGCCTCAGCAGCTCATGTTGGCATTAGCTAGAAGAATATTAGCTTAAATGGGAGCAGAGCAATTTGAAGACTATGATCCTAAGCATCCCACTCCCACACACTTTTGGATAGTAAAGAATTATTAGCTCAGTTTGCGCATAATGCTAAGctgaaccatggtttagtgtgaatggacaaatgtgcaggctcctggagaggaatTTGGGGCTGCTTTGCtctgctgagctaagccatggtttggctaagTGCATCATCCAAATCTGGGCTTGTGGATTAGTTCTTTCCAGGCAAGCCACAATCTGTAACCAAGGCTTGTTAAGGTTTACAGCTTGTGATTTGTCTGGGAGAGCTAAACTACAAGCCTGGATTCAGATGACAGCTGTATGAATGAGGGCATTATCAGAACAGGTGGGGGGAAAGCATTGCTTCAGACAGAATAGCAACATCTCCTTCTGCCCAATCAGTACTCGGTGTTTGTACCCGCCTTTCAAAACTCCCTCCACTGGGCATTTCAGGGACACTGACCTGACTAGCTGTGGTCAATGGTGGGTGTTTCTGTTGTTCAAACACAAGATCTGACATTAGCCTTGACCAGAGAGGAATCATTGCTTCTGTGTCCTTTGGCTGACCTCACAGATAGAGGAGAGGATCACAGAAAAATTCACTCTATGATTATCAGCATCCTGGTTTTTCTCACTTATCTGTCACAGTGTGGATATGCTGATCAATGAATGGTGGAAGGGAACATGCAGATCTTGCTGAGTAGGGTATGCTGGAGgtatgtgggccaataaattgaggctgaatcctgaagagacagaggtgttgtgtgtccagagttctcatgtccaggtggTGGAGAGATGGCCtgctctggacagggttgcactcccctggaaggagtagGTTGCAGTTTGgtgttgctcctggatccaacattgtcgggtggcctcagtggctaggaacacCTTTTTCCAGCCCCTTGGGTGTTGAGGTCAggagagggggcccttttggtagttccaccaccctcagaagctcaggggctGGTGGCCCACAAGAGGACATTCTCTGCGGcagtccctaagttgtggaactccctccctactgaggtgcatctggaaacctcactgtacagttttaggtgaatgctgaagatgcacctctttaccatggcctttgaaaccggagacatatatttttagcaatcaccctattttgtgattctggttatTAATTGTTTTAACACTTTTAACCTGTATTTTAAGGtaattgtaacccaccctgggacctctgggtgaagggtgggcaacgagtgctgctgctgctgctgctacaccaGATTCAGCAGAGCAGGGAGCTTCCCCTGCTTGCCATGTTCAACAAAGTCTTGTAGCCAGCAGGTGATCAGACTTCTGTAGTTTTAGAACTGTCAGAAATTTAGGGAAGCACATGCTTTGGGAACCAGTGATGACTCTCCCACTTAGCCTCTGTTTAAGAAGAAATGCAACTCCAGTGGTAAGCAAACAAGACTGAAGGCATCAGGGAAATTGTTGTCGGTTTGGGCCATATTGATGGCAATTTCACATTGTTTACAGACCATAAGAGGTATGATTTTTCACTATACAGATCCCATATATAGAGGTGTGTGGTATAGTAATTAACTGAACAGCGGTTTCTCTCTCAAGTTTGCCAATAAACCAACAGCTCAGAGCCTCAGTAACCCACGATCTAGGCTTGGAGATAGCAGCCTATTTTATTAATGGAATAAGCAGTCAGTGGAATTCCTGTGATGTCTTAACCAGAGGAGGATTGTTGTATGTGAAACACACCTGTTGTTAAAGTTGCCCCAGGAATGAAACTACAGATCTTACACTGCACTTGACAGATGcccttctttttcaaaaaaatgtgaaATCCTTATTGCTGTGGCCGTGTGGTGTGGTGCAGCAGGTTGGATCTAGATTTAGTCATTCTCAGAGGTgacccatggaaatgaatgggacttaacgtaggcatgactaacttaagcccCAGTTATTttagtgggtctgttctgagcatAACTAAGTCTGGATTCAACCCAGTGTTTTGTTTTCCAGAAGTCACTAGACTAGTCTTCCCCAGTCTGGCAGACTacggctcccatcagcctcaaccagaatggccagtggtcgGGTCTGATGGAAGTTTTAGTATAGCAACATCAGGAGTGCACTctcattcatatatatatgtCAGACACCAAAATATGAGAAGTTGAATTCACATACCAGGCTGAATTTTCAGAGTGAATGTTTagctgtggcttttgatacaagTTTTGCTGTGGCCACTGAACTACTCTacttttgtgatttattttaggCTAGTAGCCCAGGAAAtggcaaacatgcacaggattcacACCAATGGGAGTCTCCCAAAGCCTTGTCTATGGCACAGATTGTACAGATACTTTAACTTCGTGAAAACAGAGTTTTCCAGAAAAGCATCAAATTCCAGGTAAAACAATCAAACATTAATCTGAGGCATTCATTATCAAGTAGCTTTGGCCTACTATGTTGTAGTTATTTTAAGCATAGGATGCAAAACATCTGACCAAGCAATGAAATGGAAAAAGAGAACTCATCagagctatttaaaaaaaaagcacacacacacacagcagagtgGCAAAGTAAAGACTGGATCTTGGACTTATCCACTGAAACGTCACAACTGAAGGAACAAACTTCAAGATGGACAAGCatgaaaaggttaaaatacaatatatacctGTTTTAGAGAGAAGAGTTTCACACTTTGGAACAGCAACCAAAATTTTTGCATGCATTCACCTCTTTAAAATAGTCACACATATTACCATTTTGACAAGGGATTACACAGGAGAAGATCTGGCACTATCTTCACTTTCAGCATTTtctattcagaaataaaaatTGATTCTTGCATGTTCTCAAATCAtcctaaaacatacaaaaaaaatttGGAGCATTATTTATTCATAGCTAAGTATAGTTTACACCGCTTCGTAGAAACAAGCTCCCACTCATCTGGCCTAATATCACTCCTAGCTGTCCCATACTACATCCCCCCAGTAGATGATGGAGGAAAGGGCAAGAGGTCCAAGCACAGCACAGTCTGACATACAAGAGCGCTGGCGCAGTGGGGCAGTATAGCCCTCCCAACAGTggtgttgctgttgcttaccagaagGGGCCAAGGTAGCAGCAAGACTGGGCTGTATGAGCACATTGGCAGGAGTGCtgaattggctccactggtgtgcCTGTGCCGCGGTGACCTCATCACTACCCTGTCCAGCCCCTGCCTCCTGTAAGTGGCATCTGCCATTATTGGGAGAGCAGTGACACAAAAACCGTCCCACTGCGCCATCCATTCCTGCTGATATACACTAAATGTGCTCATAGAAATAGTGTATGTAATTACTGAAAGCCATCCATGAAAATAGGTTGCAAATAATAGCGAAATAATAAACGTTTACTCATTCATTAGCGTTAGCTGCTGGTCTATAACAGAATCGGGACTCTACTTGGGAGGGTTCACAAGCAGTGCCACAGCCAACTTTTGGATACAGAAAGAAGGCGACAGCAAGGAGagatcttaataaataaataaataggtaaaaCAACATAGATACAAGATAAAAGTAAAACCATGTTACAAATTTGGATTAAAGATGAATCCTGTGTTTTGAAAACTTGGTTGCCACTATGCTAGTCTGCATCTTCCCAATGTACTGTTTGCCACACATCATAAACCACCTCTGCAGTCCAATCCCCATAGTAACTCTTAATGCATGTGCTGAACCCATTCAGACTCAAGATTGCTCAGATCTGCTTTTTTTCCTAATTCCTACAGCTCCAAAGAGCCATTTCCTTTGGGCAGCCTCAAATGGTCCCTCCTGCATGCCAAAACATTTTCTGCTCTTTCACCTGAAATGGCTTACTCAGGGGTGATTATCTTAAATCAACAACTGTTGCTGATGCAGGCACATGAGCCTAGAGTCTTTCAGGCATACTGTCTTGCCAACATGCAGGTCACAGTGTGAGGTCACTGTAGGCTTTCATTGAATTCCAAATGTTATTATACATTTTGGTGTTTGTAGTCACATATACCAAGATGAAGTTGAGGTAGCCAAGAGCCCCTAAACATCCAGAGGCTGATTTCCTCACTTTCAGATGCCACTAGCCTATAATTAATCCCTAAGGAAAAGGCAGAgctgataaaataataaaagcccATAAAATAATGTGCTGTTTCTACAAGGAGAACCTCCTTTGATTTCATGCAGAAGCTGTGAGGGCATTTAAGAGTCCTTTTGAGTATGATCTGATCCTTCAGACAGATCAAATGTTAGGAATGTAGTTTAAAGGTTAAGAAACTTTCAATGATGTCTGTCCAAGGAAGGAAGATTCACACTAGTCGAATGGGGGTTTGAAGATTTACATATTCTAGCAGATCCATTAACCACACTGACTGAGGCCAatgggaggtgaagtccaacaaaatctggagggccacaagttctccactcCTAGCCTAGGAGAATCTCCAGAATAAGTGAACTGTGTCTTAAAAATCTTACTAATTTTagaaaatacagtacatctctcACACTAAAAAGTTTAACTTCTGCAAGTGGCatccttttctctttcttcctaAGCCTCCATCAAGAAGTGCACATTCCCAGCCTAGAGGTGTTAGAAGAAGAGATCCGATGGATGAAAGAACATCTCTCCCAGCTTCGGTCTCCGACAGTCTTTTGCCATAATGACCTTTTAAGCAAGAACATcatctacaacaaggcagaaggTTTGTTGCTTTACCTTAGTAtcgcaggatagcctgaccactgttgtccgtgtgctggtaacttccagattggatcaCTGCAATATGCTCTTGTGGGATAACCCTTGAAGCtgacctggaagctgcagctagtgcaaaatgtggtgtcttgactgctcactgaggcagagtATTGCTATCATATTACACCAATGCTGAAAGAATTACTTTGGCTGCCAGttggctaccaggctaagttcaaggtgctggtactggtgtacaaagccctgtacagcttgggaccaagatacataAATGATCATTTCACCCCAGACATACCTAACTAATCACTGCATTATCTGGGTGAGGGCCTCTTGTagtgccatctcatcaggagttCTGTTCTGCATGATGTCAGAATTGGCCCTTTAAAGTGatagcaccaaccctttggaacccCCTTCTATAATATATCAGTCATCTCTATCAATAGAGATAtcaccatctctattgtctttttggtgcttattgaagacttctctctttcaagaagACTTCTAAGTGGAGATTGTTATCCTAGTTGGTACtggattggatttgaaattgattttatatatgtaactgttgttgttttaattgttcgatatgcatttttttgtttttatataagtaatgattttatatatgttttattgcaTTGTAAATCGCTTCAAGATGCCTcctaggaagtgattcataaatgcaataaataataataaatccttaATGCTTTGCAAAATGCTAGTTCTATTaaaggtagacccattgaagttgatagacatgactaacttaagttcattaaatcaatgacagcatttgaataacattttattttatttatttattttatttattatttaatttgtatcctgcccttcctcccagcaggagcccagagtggcaaacaaagcgctaaaaacactttaaaacatcataaaaacagatcttaaaatatattaaaacaaaatagcgttaaaaacattttttaaaaaacaacaactttaaaaaagggttaagggTTAAaacgtgtttttaacttgcttatcggtttttatgggttttaatggtttaaatttgcatacttgtttttaatgttcttaattgttgtaaaccgcccagagagtttaggctatggggcggtatataaatgcaataataaacaaacaaataaataaataaataaatttcagtagatcttctctgagtaggacttagcagaATACAACCCTATGCTCCCGGTATCACTATCTATTCAGAAGATTCCTTTAACACTAGTCTCCATTGGATGATAGGAGCTTTGGCTGAAACACAACCCTTGGGACCCTAATtcccccgcccccccaaaaaacaacctCCAGTCCAAATACAGATGCCAAAGAAGTCCTCTTGTTTCTTTAAGACTCAGACCCTCTGCTTTGTAATCCACTCCCAACTACTTCTGGCTTTGTTTGTCCAGGTCACGTCCGGTTCATAGATTATGAATACACTGGTTACAACTATCAAGCATACGACATTGGGAATCATTTTAATGAATTTGCAGGTGAGTTAAACTCCCCTCTGGCTTTCCCCACCCTCCTCATTCTTCCTGGAAGCAGGAAATAGTCCTTCAGATCCCTTTTGGCTCACTCTTCAGAGACATAAACTaaatcatcttttaaaattgACTTGAAAAGAATCACATTATTATGCACATATTATTAAACACTAATAATTAATTCAGTTTATACATAAAAAGGAACTGCCTGCCTGTCATCCAATTAATTTCCCTCCAGAAAACAAGAAAAGAATCTACACAACATAGCAATCCCTATCTATCTAAAATGTCTACATGTTCTAGACGTTTCTTCCTTTTCCATGCTATCTATTTTCATACCAGTTTCATAACAACATGCACACTATCTCTGTTCCTTTCAGGcagatgtgggaaacctttggccctccagatgttactgaactacaactcccattatccctgatcattggccatgcttgctagggctgatggatgttcagcaacatctggagggccaaaggttcaccacataTGCTTTAGGGTGATATTCAACTAAATGATTGCACTAGCGCTAGCACAATgggcctctccccaccccaatccCCAAATTTGCTCTAGAGGAtaggggaaaaccccagaacagatttagggggcacacgaTGGGAGGGCAGGAGAAGAACATTCTGGCTGTTTTccgacatggggcttattgcgttagtttaacagattaaaatggtagtacttctgtcccaatttctaaaattcctttcatactACAGTATCTGTCGATTTAAAGAGCAGTAGCATTTTCAGCTGATATATTGGCATTTCGCGCAAATGTTTTTCACACAACTGCAACGAACAATGTTTGTGTTCATCCCTCAtctgttatacacatgtgcactgtagttccccattgTGTAGGAAGTCTAAtatctcatcccatcaccatgcaaccagtctccctttagcatctgactttttttttatttttagttatatagacacggggggggggaatgctgctgctacctgcgcCTATGGCATTACAATTTTTGTCAGAAAAGAAAAGTATCTAAAGGGCggaaatgcactgcatgctgggatgcctgtcacgtgagcagctgcagctagcgaaacactcccatgattttccaggttcccaggcttgcaaatggattatttctggtattgtttatcatgaaaattagcattaaacttgcactatattccacaatATTTCCAGAACCagcttgtacattgtgtgaaagatcaaatagaaTGCACAAATTACGGAGTAAGAAGtcttcagaataatggaataaaatgcagtgtgaaagtagCCTTTGTTgtgcaaagagaaatccttgtgctgacggaCCAGTGACTtagcgctacattgaatacaaccctttaggTCTAACTTCCCATCTAATACATTGAATTACTG comes from Rhineura floridana isolate rRhiFlo1 chromosome 6, rRhiFlo1.hap2, whole genome shotgun sequence and encodes:
- the ETNK2 gene encoding ethanolamine kinase 2; its protein translation is MEEEEEENQRVSASYPAIQRVSIAVDETNVLPGALQLIRKLRPQWETERVKTKLFTEGITNKLMACFTDENMKDAVLVRVYGRKTELIVDRANELRNFQVLQAHCCAPSLYCTFENGYCYEFMPGKALGPEHIRQPNIFRLVAQEMANMHRIHTNGSLPKPCLWHRLYRYFNFVKTEFSRKASNSSLHQEVHIPSLEVLEEEIRWMKEHLSQLRSPTVFCHNDLLSKNIIYNKAEGHVRFIDYEYTGYNYQAYDIGNHFNEFAGLNDVDYSLYPSKEIQLQWLRHYLQAYKKLGQEDEGGGSKSKGGSGAVSEEELESLYVQVNQFALASHFLWACWGLIQAQFSTIDFNFARYADIRFKQYFKAKPMVTSLKMSK